The DNA sequence GCATGAGCGTGCCTCCTGTCTCTTGATTCGGAGCCAATCGACGCGGGAAGACGACCGGGAGATCCCTCCGGTGTCTCAACGTCGAACTCGAAAAATTACTGCGTTGATCGTCCGTCGAACCTCAATCGGCCCGGAGGTCGCACCGTGATTGCCCGGAGATCGCCTTCTCGCGGACTGACTCTCTGCTTCTGCGGCCTCGGGCTGCTCGCACATGTTCCGATGGGAGTTCAGGGTAGCCAGCAGGCGTCGAAGGATCGCCAGGTTGCCGAATTGCGAGACGGCCAGCGCGTTTCCGGTCAGCTCGCCGGAACGGCTGACGGTGCAATCGTCTTCGAGTCCGAGTCAGCTTCCCCCCCCATCGCTCTCGATCAGATCGTCCGATTGCAACGCCTTGATGGGCAGAACGAGGCCCCAGCGCGCGCCGATGCTCAGCCGTTTCTCGTCTCGTTTGGGTTTGATCAGCGCCTGTCCGGACGACTGGTGTCCGTCGATGACGAGACGATTCGGATGACTCTGGGGACTGACGCACAGCCCGTAAGCATCGATCGTCGTGCGGTGGCCTCGCTGATTCAGCGGCCGGGAGAGGCTCAGGTCTTCATGGATCGGTTCGATGCGCTTGATCCGGAGGAGGCCTGGATCCTTCAACAAGGGGCGTCGGTTGCTCCCCGAGAGGATGATGAGGGGGCCTTCTTGAACCTCGAGCCCGGAAGCGCTCTGGCTCGGTTGGAATTCCCGGAAACCGTTGACGCTGGTCGGGTCGAGTGTTCGTTTTTCTGGGAAGGAGACCGAGTTGCCGGACAACGATGGTTTCTTGACCTGATCTTTGACGGACCCAATGGTGAGGAGATCACGCGAGTGGTCCTCGGCTGGAGGGACGAATTTCCTTCGGTCGAGTCCCGAGGCGGTCCGGAGATTGTGGTGCAACCCTTGATTCTGGAGCCTGGCTGGCACCACCTGGTGGTCCGATTCGGTCCCGGACGGACCTTGTTGACGATCGACGGGAATGATCTGGGCCGCGGAGGAGGGCCGCGGGGACCGCTCCTTGCCCTTCGATTTCAGACCGAGGCCGCTCGCGATGCGGATGATCCGAAAGGCATCGCGGCTCGGATCGACAATCTCCTGGTGATCCGATCATTTGAGCCGACAAACCATCCGGAAATTGATCCGACCCAGGACGAACTCCGGATGGTGACCGGGAACCAGATCTGGGGTTCCGTGGAGTCGGCCAATGAAACCGGGGCCCGCATTCGACTTCTCGGAAACGATCGAGAGGCGTCGTGGTCGCAGGTGGCGGGAATCTTCTTTCGTCGAATTCCGACTGCGTCGGAACCGCTGTCGGGAACGTGGGTTCGGGTGGAATGGGAGGTCGGCGACCCGGAGTCACGACCGGATCGCCTTGAGGGCGTGCTCCAGGGAATCGCCCCCGACGGCTACGAGATTGCGGTTCCGTTTGCCGGAACGCTGACCATTCCTCGAAGTCAACTCCGTCAGATGGAGATCCTCGGTCCAAAACGTCGACAGGTCATCGATCCCCACGCCCGACATCTCGGTGATCAGATCATGCCGGAGCTCGATCCTCCGTTGCCCGATGGCGATACTTACGATGTCTCCTTCTTGATCGAGGCCTTACCAGAAGAACCGATTGCTCTTGTTCTCGATGCGGTTCACGTGGAAGGGGAATATGAAGGGGGGCGATTCGCCGAAGAGTTGCGGGCTGGGTTTCAGCGGACGAATCTCCGGCTCAATGGCGAGGTCTTCGATGCGATGAATCGGTACGTCCGCGACGCAAACCGTACCCCAAGTCGGCTTCGAATTCCGATCCCAACCAATCAGCTCCGGATCGGCGAAAATCGACTCCGTTTCGAGCAACTGGGTCGTGAACAGGACCCAAGCTATCGCGACGATCTTGGCTTGCTTCAGATTGCCCTGGAATGGAGCAAGCCAGAGCAAGCCTCGACGCCCGAGTGACCTGAACGCATCGGGGGCCCGAACGAGTCCCCACGATCAGTCGTTCTGATCACGGAACGAGTTGATGTAGCTCTGAACGTGCTGTTCAATGTGCCGGGGGACCTTCTGATTCGAAAGGGCCTCCGCCTGAGCGGCGGTGTTGGCCTCGGTGACAGCCTGAGCTTCAATGATGCTCTCACCAATCGTCTGGGCATTCGGCGGGCCGAAGCCTTCCTGCACTGCCTTTCCCTGACCAAGTTGCTGCTTGACCTGGGTATTGAAGGTGCTGGTGTTGTCGGCGGCGATCGGGCGATCACCCTGACCGCGGCCGCGGCCGAGTCCCTCCCCTTGAGTGTTGCCCATTCCTTGACCGAACGCGTTCATGCCGCTGAGGCGGTCGCCCATCTGGTTCAGACCGTCGCCACCCGTCATGCCGTCCTTGGCCATCTCAAGGTCGGCCATGGCGGCGTCAAGCATCTCCAGTTCCGCTAGGTCGCTGGCCATCTGTTCGAGCTGTTCCTGGCTCATCCCGAGGGCATTGGCCGCCTGTTGCAAATCACCCTGGGAGAGCTGCTGCTGGGCCTGGCCGAGCTGTTGGGCCATTTGCTGGAGCTTCTGCAAGTCTTCGGCCTGATCGTTGAGCCTGGCCATCTGCTGCTCAAATTGTTCCTGGCTGATCGCACCTCGATCTCGGGCCTCTTCGAGCTGTTTTTTCCGTTCGTCGAGGTTGGCAAGCTCTTCGAGCTGTTCTTTCATCTCGGAAAGCTGCTCGCGTAGTTCCTCTTTTTCTTGATCGGACATGGAGCCGGACAGGAGTTTGTCTCGGAGTTCCTTCACCTTCTCGGCCGCTTGCTGAAAATCACCTTTGGCCAGTTCGCGCGCAAACTCGTCAGCCGGACCGTCGGAGGTCATCTGATCGAGTTGCTGAAGCTTCTTGCTGATTTGCTGGGAATCGCCGATCTGCTTCTGCCGCTCTTCCAGGGCATTGGTCAGGGAGTTGAGTTTGACCAACGCTTCGTCTTTTTCGCTCGGAGGGGCCTTTGCCAGGGCTTCGGCCGCTTTTTCAATCTCGACGAGCAGCTTATCGGTTTCGGCGAAGGCGGCTTGATCAAGCTTCTGACGGGTTTCGGTGATTCGTTTGTTCAAGGCATCGGCCTGTTTGGCGATCGCTTCAAGCTGCTCCGGATCGATCGATTCGCCGGGCACGGTCGTGGCTCGCGAGAGTTCCGGTACGAACAGCAGACCGACAGCCAGAAGCCCGGTCACCAGCGGCAACCAGGCCGCCCGCGGAACCTTGGGACCGAACGGACTGGCGACATCGAGCGTGTCCAGGTGCCGCTTGGTGTCCTCGATCAAGGCCCGACCCGCGGGCGATTCGAGGAGGTCTGACGGAAGGGTCAGGGCCGTCCCCAGTCGCTCATTGAGATGGAAGGCCCGGTCAATGGCGACGGCAGCGTCGAGTCTGCTCGGCCCGCCGAGCGCTGCGATCAGGATCGCCACGACGATTCCACCGCCACCGGCAATCGCGAACAGAACCGGATGGCTGATCGGCATCGGTTCCGCCAAGACCTTTTCGATCCCGATGGCAATCGCCGTGAGAAACAGGGCTCCTCCCAGGCACCAGACCAGGGCCGAGAGGAACCGTTGAAAGCGTAAACGCCGCCAGACCCTGCCGATCTGCGAGTCGAAGTCGCTCACTGCCTTGCTCCCTCGTTCGGACCTGACGGGCATTGTGAATCACACAAACCTGTTACGAGTGTACGAACCACCTCCCGCTCCTTCAAGTCTTGACGCCGAAGGGCTTCGGACACCAAAGACGGAAATCCGGTCCAGGTCACCTTGAACCGACGACGGGAATCACGTCATAATGTTTGTTTCTCGCCCCTAAAAACCAGGAGGCGATCCAGATCAATGGGGAAGCCGAGTCATGAAGAAGAAGACGAAGCATCGCAAAAGCTACGCCTGGCGGAAACGAGCCGATAGCTCCCCGGTGGCCAAGGGGCGTCGTCGAAAGCGTCTTGGGGTTCGCAACCCCAGTAAGCTGCGATTTGCGGGCGGCAAAAAGAAATCCTGAGCATTAGGCTTTCATTTCCGTCAGCGCCTGACGAAACGGGGCCAGTTCCCGACCCATTCGCATCGGAATGGGTCGGGAACTGGCCCCGCATGTGTTTCCAGGGTCAAGCAACGAGAACGTTTTGCCTGGAGTGCGCTCTCGGCTCCGAAGTCAGTACATCCCGAGTTCATCTCGGGCATCTTCGGACATGCGATCGGGAGACCAGGGAGGGCTCATGACCAGTTTCACGTTGGCCTTTGAGACCCCTTGAAGCGATTCGATCACCTCAGTCGCTTCCCGAACGATTTGAGGTCCGGCTGGACAGGCCGGAGAGGTTAAGGTCATCTCGACATCGATCTCCCCCTCTCGGGTTGCAACCGTGTAGACCAGGCCGAGGTCGACGATATTGACGCCGATCTCAGGGTCCTTCACGGCTTTCAGGGCGGTCAGGACGATCTCCTGATCGGGCCCTTGGCCCAAGTCTGGGGACTGAGTCGGGTCGGGCTGCGGCGTGGAAGCGTCGGTCATGACAGGGATTCCGAAGTCGGGGACGAGGATTCGGGACGAAGGAGGCTCGGGGTTCATTTCTGCTGAGACTGTTCGGTCGAAGCTGCTTCGGTTCGAGCCACCATGGCCTTGAGGCGCTGAAGAACTCCGGAGAGACCGCTCGTGCGTTGCATGCCCAGAATCTCGGCCATTCCGGTGCGTTGAATCAGGTCGTTAGGGACGCTCAGCACGTCCTCAACGGTTGCACCGTCGAGACCCCGCACCAGCAGGCACACAAAGCCCCGCACGGTCGGCGCTTCCGGGGGAACATCCGCGAAGAGATGGATGTGCGGTCCCTGACGTTCCAGAAAGAGGAAGACCGGCGACTGGCACTCAGGAACCCGATGCGCCTCATCCTTGTACTGTGAGAGCCGATCGGGGAGCGGAGGGAGATCGTTCGCCAGGTCGATCAGCAGTTCGATCCGTTCCTGACGATCCGCCTCGCGCAGTTCCTCGACAAGTTCATCGAGTGCAGGGGGCAACGGTCACTCTCCATCGGGCTTGAGGCCAGTCAATCAGGGACAATCCATCTTCGAGTCACGACGATCACTCAGAGCCCCGAGCAATCGGAACACCGACGAGGTTCCCCCATTCGGTCCAGGAACCATCATAATTCCGCACCCTGGGATACCCGAGCAGGTAGGTCAAGACAAACCAGGTCAGGCTCGATCGTTCCCCAATCCGGCAGTAGGCGACAACCTCATCCGACGAGTTCAGGCCGGTCTCCTGCTCGAAGATCCCCTTCAGCTCATCGACCGACTTGAAGGTTCCATCCTCGTTGACCGCCCGAGACCAGGGAACACTCTTG is a window from the Tautonia rosea genome containing:
- a CDS encoding metal-sulfur cluster assembly factor encodes the protein MTDASTPQPDPTQSPDLGQGPDQEIVLTALKAVKDPEIGVNIVDLGLVYTVATREGEIDVEMTLTSPACPAGPQIVREATEVIESLQGVSKANVKLVMSPPWSPDRMSEDARDELGMY
- a CDS encoding SufE family protein is translated as MPPALDELVEELREADRQERIELLIDLANDLPPLPDRLSQYKDEAHRVPECQSPVFLFLERQGPHIHLFADVPPEAPTVRGFVCLLVRGLDGATVEDVLSVPNDLIQRTGMAEILGMQRTSGLSGVLQRLKAMVARTEAASTEQSQQK